The DNA sequence CCGGCGGCCAGTACGGGGCCCCGGAAACCTTCGTCTCGGCCCGCAAAAAGGAACTGTTCCGGCTGGCCGCCACCCACTTGCAGGAGGAGCTAGACTGGCGCGGTGACATTCGCTTCGACATCCTGGCCCTCACGCTGCGCCGCGGCGGCGGCTTCCTCATTGAGGCGTTTGAGGATGCCTTTTATTAAGCTGCGGGCTGGGGGCCCTAGCGGCCCTGGGCGCGTTTGGGCAGCACGT is a window from the Hymenobacter nivis genome containing:
- a CDS encoding YraN family protein, translating into MHAPHALGQAGEAAAAEFYTARGYEVLARGYRYGRAEVDLVLRQGTALLVFVEVKTRSGGQYGAPETFVSARKKELFRLAATHLQEELDWRGDIRFDILALTLRRGGGFLIEAFEDAFY